A stretch of Heptranchias perlo isolate sHepPer1 chromosome 1, sHepPer1.hap1, whole genome shotgun sequence DNA encodes these proteins:
- the guf1 gene encoding translation factor GUF1, mitochondrial isoform X2, which translates to MLTPFARLPVPAAARRVLNVNLKRRQGGCGPRAGSLTLPGGGGGGEGPPGKGDCPQREKENYDLSKFPVENIRNFSIIAHVDHGKSTLADRLLEITGAIAKTEHNKQVLDKLQVERERGITVKAQTASLFYSRAGRTYLLNLIDTPGHVDFSYEVSRSLSACQGVLLIVDANQGIQAQTVANFFLAFESQLTIIPVINKIDLKHAEPDRVEKQIEKVFDIPKEECIRISAKLGTNIDQVLETVVEKIPPPRANLSDPLRALVFDSTYDHFRGVIASIALFDGWVQKGDKIMSSYTKKLYEVNEVGILRPDQYPVEKLCAGQVGYLIAGMKEVKEAQIGDTFYLQKEPVEPLAGFKPAKPMVFAGMYPIDQSEYTNLRRAVEKLTLNDSSVTVHRDSSPALGAGWRLGFLGLLHMEVFNQRLEQEYNASVILTAPTVPYKAILLSSKLIKDYGEEEITILNPCHFPDRLQVKEHLEPVVTGTILTPDDYIGKIITLCQSRRGVQKNMVYIDDHRVMMQYLFPLNEIVVDFYDSLKSLSSGYASFDYEDAGYQVADLVKMDIYLNGKCVEELTTIVHSIKAVRKNVLAKCYGGDITRKMKLLKRQAEGKKRMRKIGNVEIPKDAFINVLKRQKDK; encoded by the exons ATGTTGACTCCCTTCGCCCGGCTGCCGGTGCCGGCCGCCGCTCGCCGTGTTCTCAACGTCAATTTAAAGCGGCGGCAGGGCGGctgcgggccgagagcggggagctTGACCTTACCGGGCGGCGGCGGCGGTGGTGAAGGGCCGCCCGGGAAAGGAGACTGTCCACAGCGGGAAAAG GAAAACTATGACCTGTCTAAATTTCCTGTAGAAAATATTAGGAATTTCAGCATCATAGCGCATGTAGACCATGGGAAAAGTACACTAGCAGATAGACTCCTGGAAATAACAG GGGCAAttgccaaaactgaacacaacaaGCAAGTACTCGATAAACTGCAAGTGGAGCGAGAACGAGGTATCACCGTGAAAGCACAGACAGCATCTCTCTTTTACAGCCGTGCAGGAAGGACCTATCTCTTAAACCTCATCGACACACCT GGCCATGTGGATTTCAGCTATGAAGTTTCTCGATCATTGTCTGCTTGTCAAGGTGTACTGCTGATAGTGGATGCCAATCAG GGTATTCAAGCACAGACTGTGGCAAACTTCTTTCTTGCCTTTGAATCCCAGCTAACGATAATTCCAGTGATAAACAAG ATTGACCTCAAGCATGCTGAACCTGACAGGGTTGAAAAACAGATTGAAAAGGTCTTTGATATTCCTAAAGAGGAATGCATACGG ATTTCAGCCAAACTAGGAACAAATATAGATCAAGTTTTGGAAACAGTTGTTGAAAAAATTCCTCC GCCGCGTGCAAATCTTTCAGATCCACTGAGAGCTTTGGTATTCGACTCCACCTATGACCACTTCAGAGGAGTCATAGCCAGCATCGCACTTTTTGATGGATGGGTGCAAAAGGGGGACAAAATAATGTCGTCGTATACGAAGAAGTTGTATGAAGTTAATGAAGTTGGAATCCTGAGGCCTGATCAGTATCCAGTAGAAAAACT GTGTGCTGGACAAGTGGGCTATCTGATAGCTGGAATGAAGGAAGTGAAGGAGGCACAGATTGGAGACACCTTTTATTTACAGAAAGAACCTGTGGAACCACTTGCAGGGTTCAAACCTGCTAAACCTATGGTCTTTGCAG GAATGTACCCTATTGACCAATCTGAGTACACCAACTTGAGGAGAGCTGTGGAGAAGCTGACACTGAATGACTCCAGTGTGACAGTTCACCGGGACAGCAGCCCAGCCCTGGGAGCtggctggag GTTGGGTTTTCTAGGACTTCTGCACATGGAGGTATTCAATCAACGCTTAGAGCAAGAGTATAATGCATCAGTCATTCTTACTGCCCCTACTGTTCCATACAAGGCAATTCTGTTATCCAGCAAGTTAATCAag GACTATGGAGAAGAAGAAATTACGATTTTAAATCCATGTCATTTTCCTGATAGATTGCAAGTTAAAGAGCATTTGGAACCAGTAGTCACTGGCACTATCCTCACTCCTGATGATTACATTGGGAAAATAATAACTCTGTGTCAG AGTCGGAGAGGAGTTCAGAAGAACATGGTTTACATCGATGATCACAGAGTTATGATGCAATACCTTTTTCCACTAAATGAAATTGTGGTGGACTTTTATGACAGTCTAAAATCTCTTTCTTCAGGATATGCCAG TTTTGACTATGAAGATGCAGGATACCAGGTGGCTGATCTGGTTAAAATGGATATTTACCTAAATGGAAAGTGTGTGGAGGAACTCACAACAATTGTGCACAG taTTAAAGCAGTGAGGAAAAATGTACTGGCAAAATGT
- the guf1 gene encoding translation factor Guf1, mitochondrial isoform X1, translating into MLTPFARLPVPAAARRVLNVNLKRRQGGCGPRAGSLTLPGGGGGGEGPPGKGDCPQREKENYDLSKFPVENIRNFSIIAHVDHGKSTLADRLLEITGAIAKTEHNKQVLDKLQVERERGITVKAQTASLFYSRAGRTYLLNLIDTPGHVDFSYEVSRSLSACQGVLLIVDANQGIQAQTVANFFLAFESQLTIIPVINKIDLKHAEPDRVEKQIEKVFDIPKEECIRISAKLGTNIDQVLETVVEKIPPPRANLSDPLRALVFDSTYDHFRGVIASIALFDGWVQKGDKIMSSYTKKLYEVNEVGILRPDQYPVEKLCAGQVGYLIAGMKEVKEAQIGDTFYLQKEPVEPLAGFKPAKPMVFAGMYPIDQSEYTNLRRAVEKLTLNDSSVTVHRDSSPALGAGWRLGFLGLLHMEVFNQRLEQEYNASVILTAPTVPYKAILLSSKLIKDYGEEEITILNPCHFPDRLQVKEHLEPVVTGTILTPDDYIGKIITLCQSRRGVQKNMVYIDDHRVMMQYLFPLNEIVVDFYDSLKSLSSGYASFDYEDAGYQVADLVKMDIYLNGKCVEELTTIVHREKAYSAGKAIAERLKDTIPQQLFEIAVQAAIGSKIIARETIKAVRKNVLAKCYGGDITRKMKLLKRQAEGKKRMRKIGNVEIPKDAFINVLKRQKDK; encoded by the exons ATGTTGACTCCCTTCGCCCGGCTGCCGGTGCCGGCCGCCGCTCGCCGTGTTCTCAACGTCAATTTAAAGCGGCGGCAGGGCGGctgcgggccgagagcggggagctTGACCTTACCGGGCGGCGGCGGCGGTGGTGAAGGGCCGCCCGGGAAAGGAGACTGTCCACAGCGGGAAAAG GAAAACTATGACCTGTCTAAATTTCCTGTAGAAAATATTAGGAATTTCAGCATCATAGCGCATGTAGACCATGGGAAAAGTACACTAGCAGATAGACTCCTGGAAATAACAG GGGCAAttgccaaaactgaacacaacaaGCAAGTACTCGATAAACTGCAAGTGGAGCGAGAACGAGGTATCACCGTGAAAGCACAGACAGCATCTCTCTTTTACAGCCGTGCAGGAAGGACCTATCTCTTAAACCTCATCGACACACCT GGCCATGTGGATTTCAGCTATGAAGTTTCTCGATCATTGTCTGCTTGTCAAGGTGTACTGCTGATAGTGGATGCCAATCAG GGTATTCAAGCACAGACTGTGGCAAACTTCTTTCTTGCCTTTGAATCCCAGCTAACGATAATTCCAGTGATAAACAAG ATTGACCTCAAGCATGCTGAACCTGACAGGGTTGAAAAACAGATTGAAAAGGTCTTTGATATTCCTAAAGAGGAATGCATACGG ATTTCAGCCAAACTAGGAACAAATATAGATCAAGTTTTGGAAACAGTTGTTGAAAAAATTCCTCC GCCGCGTGCAAATCTTTCAGATCCACTGAGAGCTTTGGTATTCGACTCCACCTATGACCACTTCAGAGGAGTCATAGCCAGCATCGCACTTTTTGATGGATGGGTGCAAAAGGGGGACAAAATAATGTCGTCGTATACGAAGAAGTTGTATGAAGTTAATGAAGTTGGAATCCTGAGGCCTGATCAGTATCCAGTAGAAAAACT GTGTGCTGGACAAGTGGGCTATCTGATAGCTGGAATGAAGGAAGTGAAGGAGGCACAGATTGGAGACACCTTTTATTTACAGAAAGAACCTGTGGAACCACTTGCAGGGTTCAAACCTGCTAAACCTATGGTCTTTGCAG GAATGTACCCTATTGACCAATCTGAGTACACCAACTTGAGGAGAGCTGTGGAGAAGCTGACACTGAATGACTCCAGTGTGACAGTTCACCGGGACAGCAGCCCAGCCCTGGGAGCtggctggag GTTGGGTTTTCTAGGACTTCTGCACATGGAGGTATTCAATCAACGCTTAGAGCAAGAGTATAATGCATCAGTCATTCTTACTGCCCCTACTGTTCCATACAAGGCAATTCTGTTATCCAGCAAGTTAATCAag GACTATGGAGAAGAAGAAATTACGATTTTAAATCCATGTCATTTTCCTGATAGATTGCAAGTTAAAGAGCATTTGGAACCAGTAGTCACTGGCACTATCCTCACTCCTGATGATTACATTGGGAAAATAATAACTCTGTGTCAG AGTCGGAGAGGAGTTCAGAAGAACATGGTTTACATCGATGATCACAGAGTTATGATGCAATACCTTTTTCCACTAAATGAAATTGTGGTGGACTTTTATGACAGTCTAAAATCTCTTTCTTCAGGATATGCCAG TTTTGACTATGAAGATGCAGGATACCAGGTGGCTGATCTGGTTAAAATGGATATTTACCTAAATGGAAAGTGTGTGGAGGAACTCACAACAATTGTGCACAG GGAGAAGGCTTATTCTGCTGGTAAAGCAATAGCTGAACGTTTGAAAGACACAATACCTCAGCAACTTTTTGAAATCGCCGTCCAGGCAGCTATAGGCAGTAAGATCATAGCAAGAGAAAC taTTAAAGCAGTGAGGAAAAATGTACTGGCAAAATGT